From a single Myotis daubentonii chromosome 5, mMyoDau2.1, whole genome shotgun sequence genomic region:
- the PGLYRP2 gene encoding N-acetylmuramoyl-L-alanine amidase isoform X2 has product MPPGSWNPTTVVQGILWILLGLLLCPEPGTASLPLLMDSVIQAVAELEQKVPVTEANHTVSVWHLSAWDSDPHDPLHHFLLKEQSLKVTKLDPSALSPELQGLMEEVARHHVRGGREYGVVLAPDGSTVAVEPLLAGLEAGLQGHRVIDLPLGSTDTPLGAGDTFPDVGAEVSDARATSPGLRDVSPDVSSMSPNVRTTDLNVGAIFKDDRVPSPVDQTSSPDAKAKSPTTVDSLLVVTLARDLGLAFLQNPQTQSHPGLGAEGCWDQNSVPRNFTLLDPEASPVTTAFLNGALDGALLGDYLSRAPEPRPPLHHLLSQYYGAGVAGDPGLRSNFRRQNGAALTSAPALTQQVWGALILLQRLEPAHPQLQGLSQEELAQAATRAAKEFTEAFLGCPAIHPRCRWSAAPYRGRPTPLRLPLGSLYVHHTYQPALPCTTLARCAANMRSMQRFHQDTRGWDDLGYSFVVGSDGYVYEGRGWHRVGAHTLGHNTRGFGVAFVGNYTAELPAEAALRTVRDTLPRCAVRAGFLRPDYTLLGHRQVVRTECPGDALFHQLRSWPHFDVVSLPGLPRAPPGDPRGSRL; this is encoded by the exons ATGCCCCCCGGAAGCTGGAACCCCACAACGGTAGTCCAGGGTATCCTCTGGATCCTGCTTGGCTTGTTGCTATGTCCGGAACCAGGGACAG CATCCCTGCCCCTCCTCATGGACTCTGTCATCCAGGCGGTGGCTGAGCTGGAGCAGAAAGTGCCGGTCACGGAGGCCAACCACACTGTCTCTGTGTGGCACCTGTCAGCCTGGGACTCTGATCCCCACGACCCCCTCCATCACTTCCTGCTAAAGGAACAAAGTCTCAAAGTCACCAAGTTGGATCCTTCTGCACTGAGCCCAGAGCTGCAAGGCCTGATGGAGGAGGTGGCCCGACATCATGTGCGGGGTGGGCGGGAATACGGGGTGGTACTGGCCCCCGATGGCTCCACGGTGGCTGTGGAGCCTCTTCTGGCAGGGCTGgaagcagggctgcagggccacaGGGTCATAGACTTGCCCTTGGGCAGCACAGACACCCCTCTGGGTGCCGGAGACACCTTTCCAGATGTGGGAGCTGAGGTTTCTGATGCAAGGGCCACCTCCCCAGGACTCAGGGATGTCTCTCCAGATGTCAGCTCTATGTCTCCAAATGTTAGAACCACAGATCTCAATGTAGGAGCCATCTTTAAAGATGACAGAGTCCCCTCTCCAGTTGACCAAACCTCCTCGCCAGATGCCAAAGCAAAGTCTCCGACCACTGTGGacagcctcctggtggtcaccTTGGCCAGAGACCTGGGCCTGGCCTTCCTCCAGAACCCCCAAACCCAGAGCCACCCAGGCCTGGGAGCTGAGGGCTGCTGGGACCAGAACTCTGTCCCCAGGAACTTCACACTCCTGGACCCTGAGGCGTCACCGGTTACCACAGCCTTCCTCAACGGTGCTCTGGATGGGGCCCTCCTCGGGGACTACCTGAGTCGGGCCCCTGAGCCCCGGCcacccctccaccacctcctGAGCCAGTACTATGGAGCTGGGGTGGCCGGAGATCCGGGACTTCGCAGCAACTTCCGACGGCAGAACGGAGCTGCTCTGACTTCAGCCCCTGCCCTGACCCAGCAGGTGTGGGGCGCCCTCATCCTGCTACAGAGGCTGGAGCCAGCACACCCTCAGCTGCAGGGCTTGAGCCAAGAAGAGCTGGCGCAGGCGGCCACCCGTGCTGCCAAGGAGTTCACTGAGGCCTTCCTGG GGTGCCCGGCCATCCACCCCCGCTGCCGCTGGAGTGCGGCTCCGTACCGGGGCCGCCCGACGCCGCTACGGCTGCCGCTCGGGTCCTTGTACGTGCATCACACCTACCAGCCCGCGCTTCCCTGCACCACCTTGGCGCGCTGCGCGGCCAACATGCGCTCCATGCAGCGCTTTCACCAGGACACGCGCGGCTGGGACGACCTCGGCTACAG TTTCGTGGTGGGCTCAGACGGCTACGTGTACGAGGGCCGAGGCTGGCACCGGGTAGGCGCGCACACTCTAGGCCACAATACCCGCGGCTTCGGCGTGGCCTTCGTGGGCAACTACACCGCGGAGCTGCCTGCCGAGGCCGCGCTGCGCACGGTGCGCGACACGCTTCCCAGGTGCGCGGTGCGCGCTGGCTTCCTGCGGCCGGACTACACGCTGCTCGGCCACCGCCAGGTCGTGCGTACCGAGTGCCCTGGCGACGCGCTCTTCCACCAGCTGCGCAGCTGGCCGCACTTCGACGTGGTGAGTCT CCCAGGACTGCCAAGAGCGCCTCCAGGAGATCCAAGAGGAAGCCGCCTCTAG
- the PGLYRP2 gene encoding N-acetylmuramoyl-L-alanine amidase isoform X1 has product MPPGSWNPTTVVQGILWILLGLLLCPEPGTASLPLLMDSVIQAVAELEQKVPVTEANHTVSVWHLSAWDSDPHDPLHHFLLKEQSLKVTKLDPSALSPELQGLMEEVARHHVRGGREYGVVLAPDGSTVAVEPLLAGLEAGLQGHRVIDLPLGSTDTPLGAGDTFPDVGAEVSDARATSPGLRDVSPDVSSMSPNVRTTDLNVGAIFKDDRVPSPVDQTSSPDAKAKSPTTVDSLLVVTLARDLGLAFLQNPQTQSHPGLGAEGCWDQNSVPRNFTLLDPEASPVTTAFLNGALDGALLGDYLSRAPEPRPPLHHLLSQYYGAGVAGDPGLRSNFRRQNGAALTSAPALTQQVWGALILLQRLEPAHPQLQGLSQEELAQAATRAAKEFTEAFLGCPAIHPRCRWSAAPYRGRPTPLRLPLGSLYVHHTYQPALPCTTLARCAANMRSMQRFHQDTRGWDDLGYSFVVGSDGYVYEGRGWHRVGAHTLGHNTRGFGVAFVGNYTAELPAEAALRTVRDTLPRCAVRAGFLRPDYTLLGHRQVVRTECPGDALFHQLRSWPHFDVNVKPRTAKSASRRSKRKPPLVTMPATDLQ; this is encoded by the exons ATGCCCCCCGGAAGCTGGAACCCCACAACGGTAGTCCAGGGTATCCTCTGGATCCTGCTTGGCTTGTTGCTATGTCCGGAACCAGGGACAG CATCCCTGCCCCTCCTCATGGACTCTGTCATCCAGGCGGTGGCTGAGCTGGAGCAGAAAGTGCCGGTCACGGAGGCCAACCACACTGTCTCTGTGTGGCACCTGTCAGCCTGGGACTCTGATCCCCACGACCCCCTCCATCACTTCCTGCTAAAGGAACAAAGTCTCAAAGTCACCAAGTTGGATCCTTCTGCACTGAGCCCAGAGCTGCAAGGCCTGATGGAGGAGGTGGCCCGACATCATGTGCGGGGTGGGCGGGAATACGGGGTGGTACTGGCCCCCGATGGCTCCACGGTGGCTGTGGAGCCTCTTCTGGCAGGGCTGgaagcagggctgcagggccacaGGGTCATAGACTTGCCCTTGGGCAGCACAGACACCCCTCTGGGTGCCGGAGACACCTTTCCAGATGTGGGAGCTGAGGTTTCTGATGCAAGGGCCACCTCCCCAGGACTCAGGGATGTCTCTCCAGATGTCAGCTCTATGTCTCCAAATGTTAGAACCACAGATCTCAATGTAGGAGCCATCTTTAAAGATGACAGAGTCCCCTCTCCAGTTGACCAAACCTCCTCGCCAGATGCCAAAGCAAAGTCTCCGACCACTGTGGacagcctcctggtggtcaccTTGGCCAGAGACCTGGGCCTGGCCTTCCTCCAGAACCCCCAAACCCAGAGCCACCCAGGCCTGGGAGCTGAGGGCTGCTGGGACCAGAACTCTGTCCCCAGGAACTTCACACTCCTGGACCCTGAGGCGTCACCGGTTACCACAGCCTTCCTCAACGGTGCTCTGGATGGGGCCCTCCTCGGGGACTACCTGAGTCGGGCCCCTGAGCCCCGGCcacccctccaccacctcctGAGCCAGTACTATGGAGCTGGGGTGGCCGGAGATCCGGGACTTCGCAGCAACTTCCGACGGCAGAACGGAGCTGCTCTGACTTCAGCCCCTGCCCTGACCCAGCAGGTGTGGGGCGCCCTCATCCTGCTACAGAGGCTGGAGCCAGCACACCCTCAGCTGCAGGGCTTGAGCCAAGAAGAGCTGGCGCAGGCGGCCACCCGTGCTGCCAAGGAGTTCACTGAGGCCTTCCTGG GGTGCCCGGCCATCCACCCCCGCTGCCGCTGGAGTGCGGCTCCGTACCGGGGCCGCCCGACGCCGCTACGGCTGCCGCTCGGGTCCTTGTACGTGCATCACACCTACCAGCCCGCGCTTCCCTGCACCACCTTGGCGCGCTGCGCGGCCAACATGCGCTCCATGCAGCGCTTTCACCAGGACACGCGCGGCTGGGACGACCTCGGCTACAG TTTCGTGGTGGGCTCAGACGGCTACGTGTACGAGGGCCGAGGCTGGCACCGGGTAGGCGCGCACACTCTAGGCCACAATACCCGCGGCTTCGGCGTGGCCTTCGTGGGCAACTACACCGCGGAGCTGCCTGCCGAGGCCGCGCTGCGCACGGTGCGCGACACGCTTCCCAGGTGCGCGGTGCGCGCTGGCTTCCTGCGGCCGGACTACACGCTGCTCGGCCACCGCCAGGTCGTGCGTACCGAGTGCCCTGGCGACGCGCTCTTCCACCAGCTGCGCAGCTGGCCGCACTTCGACGTG aatgtaaAGCCCAGGACTGCCAAGAGCGCCTCCAGGAGATCCAAGAGGAAGCCGCCTCTAGTGACCATGCCGGCCACAGACCTGCAATAA